The DNA segment GTGATTCGTGCTCCGGCTCTGATACCGGCACGAGCCCGCATAAGCACCGCAGCCTTAAAGACCAGATTCTTTTCCGGGGGAAGATCAGACATGTCAGAAATGAGTTCCAGCCCTTCGCTCTCCTCAAACAAAAGCGTATCATAGAGGCTGACACTCTGCATCAGGCTGACAATATTGTGATATCCGTCCTCTCTTTTATTCAGGACGGAAAGAAACCAGTTGATCTTGGCAGGCGCTTCAAGGACAAATGACATGGCTTAAAGAGATGAACGGAAAGCAGCGACGGACATCACTTTCCCTTTTCTTTTTCGAGGCCGCCCAACTTCCTTTCGACCCTCTCCTTCAGTCCCTCCTCTTTTTCCTGGAACTGGAGAGACCGCTTCCAGGACTCAGCTGCCTGCTCTTTCCGGCCCAGCGCATGATACACATCGCCGAGGTGCTCGTACAGCACAGGGTCATCCACAGCAATGCTCACGGACTGCCTGATCGCCTCAAGAGCCTGTTCAAGCCTTCCCTGCTTGAAATAGACCCAACCCAGACTGTCTATGTAATATCCGTTGCCCGGCTTGAGTTCCAAGGCGCGCCGTATCAGAGACTGCGCCTCGTCGAGATTCGAGCCCTTATCAGCAAAAGAATATCCGAGATAGTTCAATGCCTCGGCGTTCTTCGGATTCAGCTCTATTGCCTTGCGGAGACTGATGACCATATCATCAAAACGGCCGGTCTTTTCATAGAGAACCGCAAGCGCAAACAGCAGTTCGTCATTATCCCTGAATCTAGCAAGAGCTTCATGAAGAACCGCCTCCACCTTCTGATAGTCCTTCTTCTGCATAAGCTCATGGGAATAGTAAAGATAGATCTCAGGTTTCTCCTTCTCAAAGCTCAGGATCTCCTGATAGACTCGGATCGCCTCCTCGTTCTTCTTCTGTTTGCCGTAGATATAGGCACGGTGGAGAAATGCATTGATGTTTGAAGGCTCACGTTTGATCACCAGCTTCAGGGTCGAGAGCGCTTCATCATATTTGCCTGTCTCCTCGAGTACCAGAGCCAGATAATACAGGATCATCGTGCTTTCCGGCCTGATCGTCAAGGCAATATTCAGCTCCTCAAGCGCCTTGTCATATTGCTTCTCCTCAAAGAAAAACATACCCATGCGCATATGAACGTCAGCATCAGCAGGCGATTGCCTGCTGATGCTCTTCAGTTCATCAAGGGTCTTTCCTGACGTCTTCAGCTTCAGATAAGCCTGGGCCAGGCGCTGCCGCATCTGACTGTTGTAAGGATCGAGCCTGACAGCCGTCTCATAGTTTCTAATGGCATTGCCGAGATCATTCCTGATCTCGGCAATAACGCCAAGCTTAAAATACGCCGTGTCCAGATCAGGATTGAGCTCAATGGCACTTCTCAAATATTCTTCTGCCTTTTCATAGTCCTTTTTGTCGATGTACACAGAACCAAGAAGATCGAACGCCTTGTACGCATCATCATCTTTCTTTATCAGCTCCCCGAGCACCGCTATAGCCTGGTCATACTGGTCAAGACTGTAGTGAAAAAAACCCAGGATCAACAGGTTGTCCGTGTTGTCGGGCTGCAGCTTCGAAAGCCTCTCGATCACCCGGACAGCATCCTGGTATTTCTTCTGCTGCCTGAGGATTTCGGCCTTCAATTTTAACGCATGCACATCATCCGGCTGTTCCCCGAGCAAGGCATCCATGAGAGCAAGCACTTCATCCGTCTTCTCCCTGCGGGTAAGCACATACCCAAGCTGCACCCTGATGTACCGTGACTGAGGATCTATCACAAGGGCCTTTCGGTAGAATGCTTCCGCCTCCTGCCAGTTATGGGCGAGTTCAGCCTCATACCCCTTAATAAAGAAAAAAGCAGCGTCCGGGTCGGGCATTTTTGCATCTGCAGCGACCCTGGGCGGCTGGGTAGCACAGGCGAAAAGCAGCGGAAAAAAGAGAGCAAAAACCAGCAATTTATTCATTTTTTATTATTGCACAAACAGGAATGAATGTTCAAAAGATGCCTTTCAGAACGTCTTTATCGACCGGGCCGTACACGACCGCGGAAAACAGGGACCTTCTGATCAGTCTTTCCGCAAGGTCCGTGACCTGATTCAGGCTCACCCGGTCCACTGCCGTGATGATCTCATCAGGCGAGATGTATTTTCCAAAATACATCTCCTGACGGGCTATGTTGTTCATGCGGCTGTTCGTTGATTCAAGTGCCAGCAGCATGTTGCCTTTGATATGGCGCTTTGACTTGTCAAGCTCGTCAGCGGTTATGGTCTCCTTCAGCCGCATCATCTCACTGACAATAAGTTCTGTCACCTCACTGACCCTTTTCTTGCTTACGCCGGCATAGACCGCCCAGAGCCCGGTGTCAAGATAGGATGATGTAAATGAAAATACCGAGTACGCAAGGCCGCGGTTCTCCCGGATCTCCTGAAAGAGCCGTGAACTCACGCTTCCGCCCAGGATCGAGTTCAGAATAAAGAGGGAATACCGCTCCTCGCTCACCTGCGATATTGCCGGCACGCCAATACAGATGTGCGCCTCTGAGAGATCTTTCGGAACGACTTTTGCCTCAGACATGAAAAGCGGGACAGGACCTATCTTAGGTTCCGAACCCTGCCGCAGTCCGCCAAAACGGCGGTTGAGTATCCTCATCATCTCCGCGTGGTCGAAGTTGCCGGCACAGGCAATAACCAGATCCTTTGTACCATAGTAACGCCTGATGTGCGAAACAATATCTTCCCGCGTAAAAGAGGCTATGGTCTCCCGGGTGCCGAGGATCGATTGACCGAGCCCCTCACTGCCCCATACGGTCTCGTTGAAGAGGTCATGGATATAGTCATCAGGCGTGTCCTCAACCATTTTGACCTCTTCCCTGATGATCTTCTTCTCTTTGTCGATCTCGTCCTCCGGAAACGTCGAATGAACAAAGATCTCCGAGAGCAGGTTAACCCCTTTTTCGAGATACTCGTCAAGCACTTTCACGTAAAAAGCGGTGTTTTCGCGCGACGTGTACGCATTCAGGTCCCCTCCCATGGTGTCTATCTCGACGGCAATATCCTTGGCCGTATATTTCTTCGTGCCCTTGAAGAACATATGTTCAAGGAAATGTGAGATGCCGTTCTCCTCACGGGATTCGTAGCGCGAACCGACCTTCACCCATACACCCACAGCAACGGCACGGACGGTTTTAAATGATTCCATGACGACCGGAATGCCGTTTTCGAGATGCTCTTTTATAAACATGGTCACCTCAATGTGTCAGAATTTGCACTAACGATAATGCTCTTACGTTTCAGAAAATAAAAAAGGGGATTGCCATCCCCTTTTCCTTCATTCCTGATAAGCGGGTGCTTATTTATCTTTACTTTCCTGCTCCCGCATGGCCTCTTTCCTGCTCAGCCTGATCTTGCCCATCTTGTCTATCTCAATGACCTTCACCAGTATCTCTTCGCCTTCGCTCACTTCGTCGGTCACGTTGGCAACTCTCTTGTCCGACAGCTGAGAAATATGGCAGAGGCCCTCAGTGCCGGGCAGTATCTCGACAAATGCACCGAAATCCATGATCTTCTTGATCTTGCCCAGATAGATCTTTCCGATCTCTGCCTCGGCGATGATCCCGTTGATGATATCGATCGCCTTCTGCGCAGCTACACCGTCAACAGCAGCGATACTGATCAAGCCGGTGTCATCGATATTGATCTTTACGCCGGTCTGCTCAATAATGCCGCGGATGACCTTGCCGCCTGTGCCGATGACCTCTCGTATCTTATCCTGCTTGATCTGCATGGTATACATTCTTGGGGCATGACTTGCAAGTTCTTTCCTTGGTTCGGTCATGGTCTCTTTAATCTTGTTCAGAATAAAGAGCCTGCCCTGCCTGGCCTGCTCAAGCGCTTTTTCCATAATTGCACGTGATATACCACCGATCTTGGTATCCATCTGGAATGCGGCAATACCGTTCTCCGTACCGGTAACCTTAAAATCCATGTCGCCCAGGTGATCTTCCAGGCCAAGGATGTCAGTCAGCACCACAACGCGGTCACCCTCTTTTATGAGACCCATCGCAATGCCGGCAACAGGAGCCTTAATCGGCACGCCGGCATCCATCAATGCAAGGGTGCCTCCGCATACTGAGGCCATGGAAGATGAACCATTCGACTCAAGGGTATCGGATACTATCCTTACGGTATAAGGGAAATCTGCCTTCGAAGGCATGATCGCCCTGATCGACCTCTCAGCAAGTATCCCGTGACCGATCTCGCGCCTGCCGGGAGACCGTAACGGCTTTACCTCACCAACGCTGAACGGCGGGAAATTGTAATGCAGCATAAAGGTCTTCTTTGTCTCACCATCAAGGGAATCGATCCTCTGCTCATCATCCGTTGTTCCCAGGGTGACCACAGCAAGACACTGAGTTTCGCCTCTCACAAACAGGGCAGAACCATGAGTCCTTGGAAGAAGGCCAACTTCAGCGCTGATAGGCCTGATCTGGTCCGGAGTCCTTCCGTCAGCACGCACATTCCGGGAAAGTATCATGTCACGCACAAGGTTCTTCTCTATGTCATTGAACGCAGCAGCGATGTCCTTGGCAATGTCTTTTTCTCCCGTGTTCAACGTTTTTACGATCTCCTTAAGGATCTCATCAAGCGCTGTCTGTCTTCTTAACTTGTCCGGGATGACGATCGCTTCCGTGATCTTCGCCAGCGCAAGCTCTTTCACTTTATTCTTAAGGTCCTCGTCTTTTTCCGGGACCGTGAAGTTTCTCTTGGGCTTGCCGACCTTTGCCCTGAACTCGTTCTGGACCCCGCAGAGTTTCTTTATCTCTGCATGCGCCAGATCAATTGCTTCAAGAAGGTCAGACTCACTCATCTCCTGCGCACTGCCTTCAACCATGGCGACCGCGTCCTCTGTTCCTGCGACAACCAGGTTGAGGTCACACGCGTCAACTTCCTTAAGATCAGGATTGATAACGAACGCTCCATCAATCCTCCCAATCCTGACGGCGGCTACGGGGCCGTCAAAGGGGATATCAGATATATGCAGCGCCGCAGACATGCTGGTTATGCCGAGAACATCGGCAATATTCTCGTCACCATAGGACAGCACATTGACGATCCCCTGGGTCTCACAACTGTAACCCTTGGGGAAGAGCGGCCGGTGAGGCCGGTCAATAAGACGGGAGGTCAGGACCTCTTTTTCTGTAGGCCTGCCCTCTCTTTTGAAAAAACCGCCCGGTATCTTGCCGGCTGCGTAAGTCTTTTCGAGGTAATCGATCGTTAAAGGGAAGAAGTCTATCCCCTCTCTCGGCGTCTTGCTGCTCACCGCAGTTGCCAGCACTACCGTGTCGCCGTAACGGGCAACAACAGAGCCGTCAGCCTGCCTCGCCATCTTTCCTGTTTCTAAAATTAATTCCTTGCCGCGAAGTTCAGTTGCAACAGTCTTAGTCATTATTCTCCTATTTTCTGATCCCAAGTCGAGCTATTATCTTCTCGTACCGATCCTTGTTTGTAGTTTTGAGGTAGTCAAGCAGTTTTCTTCTCTGACTGACGAGCATGAGCAGTCCTCTCCGTGAATGATGATCCTTCGTATGGGTCTTGAAATGCTCGGTCAGATACGTTATTCTCTCGCTCAGGATCGCTATCTGAACCTCGGGGGAACCAGTATCCTTCTCATGCACCTTGTAATCTCCAATAATGCCTTCTTTTCTAACCTTGTCAAGTGCCACGCAATCACCGCCTTTCCTGATATCGTATTTTAAGATATCAAGTGTAACACAGGACCTAATCCTCTGTAAAGACAAGGGGTTTGAGTTTCCGGCCAGGAGATACCGGAGATTCACTCAGGGTCAGGGACCAGATCAATGATCGTAACCTCAGGCGGAGAAAGGAACCGTATCGGAGGCCCCCAGGTTCCTGTCCCCCGGCTGACATAGAGGCGCGAACCGCTGTCAAGACCGGCAAATCCGGCATGCACAGGATAATAAAGCCTTGTAAGGATGCTGAAAGGAAAGATCTGGCCCCGGTGAACATGCCCTGAGAGCTGAAGGTCGAAAAGTCCTGCTGAGTCCTTGTTCACAGTGGGGCGATGCTTGAGGAACAGCGTAAATCGTTCGCATGGGAGTTGCTCCAGCATCTCTTTTTCTGCGCCATCGCTGATGACTGCCCGAGGCCTGACTGTCCGGTCGTCAACACCGGCAATACTGAGGACTCCCCTGATATCAACAGCCTCATTGCGCAGGACCCTGAAGCCGGCCTTCCGGGTAAAGGCAAGCGCCTGCTCAAGCCCAGCGTAGAATTCATGATTGCCGGTGATGGCATATTTGCCGTATGGCGGGTTGATACTGTTGAGCATCTCAGCCAGACCTGACATGCCATTGATCTGACCGTCAACAAGG comes from the Nitrospirota bacterium genome and includes:
- a CDS encoding tetratricopeptide repeat protein, which encodes MNKLLVFALFFPLLFACATQPPRVAADAKMPDPDAAFFFIKGYEAELAHNWQEAEAFYRKALVIDPQSRYIRVQLGYVLTRREKTDEVLALMDALLGEQPDDVHALKLKAEILRQQKKYQDAVRVIERLSKLQPDNTDNLLILGFFHYSLDQYDQAIAVLGELIKKDDDAYKAFDLLGSVYIDKKDYEKAEEYLRSAIELNPDLDTAYFKLGVIAEIRNDLGNAIRNYETAVRLDPYNSQMRQRLAQAYLKLKTSGKTLDELKSISRQSPADADVHMRMGMFFFEEKQYDKALEELNIALTIRPESTMILYYLALVLEETGKYDEALSTLKLVIKREPSNINAFLHRAYIYGKQKKNEEAIRVYQEILSFEKEKPEIYLYYSHELMQKKDYQKVEAVLHEALARFRDNDELLFALAVLYEKTGRFDDMVISLRKAIELNPKNAEALNYLGYSFADKGSNLDEAQSLIRRALELKPGNGYYIDSLGWVYFKQGRLEQALEAIRQSVSIAVDDPVLYEHLGDVYHALGRKEQAAESWKRSLQFQEKEEGLKERVERKLGGLEKEKGK
- the rpsO gene encoding 30S ribosomal protein S15 — protein: MALDKVRKEGIIGDYKVHEKDTGSPEVQIAILSERITYLTEHFKTHTKDHHSRRGLLMLVSQRRKLLDYLKTTNKDRYEKIIARLGIRK
- the pnp gene encoding polyribonucleotide nucleotidyltransferase, yielding MTKTVATELRGKELILETGKMARQADGSVVARYGDTVVLATAVSSKTPREGIDFFPLTIDYLEKTYAAGKIPGGFFKREGRPTEKEVLTSRLIDRPHRPLFPKGYSCETQGIVNVLSYGDENIADVLGITSMSAALHISDIPFDGPVAAVRIGRIDGAFVINPDLKEVDACDLNLVVAGTEDAVAMVEGSAQEMSESDLLEAIDLAHAEIKKLCGVQNEFRAKVGKPKRNFTVPEKDEDLKNKVKELALAKITEAIVIPDKLRRQTALDEILKEIVKTLNTGEKDIAKDIAAAFNDIEKNLVRDMILSRNVRADGRTPDQIRPISAEVGLLPRTHGSALFVRGETQCLAVVTLGTTDDEQRIDSLDGETKKTFMLHYNFPPFSVGEVKPLRSPGRREIGHGILAERSIRAIMPSKADFPYTVRIVSDTLESNGSSSMASVCGGTLALMDAGVPIKAPVAGIAMGLIKEGDRVVVLTDILGLEDHLGDMDFKVTGTENGIAAFQMDTKIGGISRAIMEKALEQARQGRLFILNKIKETMTEPRKELASHAPRMYTMQIKQDKIREVIGTGGKVIRGIIEQTGVKINIDDTGLISIAAVDGVAAQKAIDIINGIIAEAEIGKIYLGKIKKIMDFGAFVEILPGTEGLCHISQLSDKRVANVTDEVSEGEEILVKVIEIDKMGKIRLSRKEAMREQESKDK
- a CDS encoding insulinase family protein, encoding MFIKEHLENGIPVVMESFKTVRAVAVGVWVKVGSRYESREENGISHFLEHMFFKGTKKYTAKDIAVEIDTMGGDLNAYTSRENTAFYVKVLDEYLEKGVNLLSEIFVHSTFPEDEIDKEKKIIREEVKMVEDTPDDYIHDLFNETVWGSEGLGQSILGTRETIASFTREDIVSHIRRYYGTKDLVIACAGNFDHAEMMRILNRRFGGLRQGSEPKIGPVPLFMSEAKVVPKDLSEAHICIGVPAISQVSEERYSLFILNSILGGSVSSRLFQEIRENRGLAYSVFSFTSSYLDTGLWAVYAGVSKKRVSEVTELIVSEMMRLKETITADELDKSKRHIKGNMLLALESTNSRMNNIARQEMYFGKYISPDEIITAVDRVSLNQVTDLAERLIRRSLFSAVVYGPVDKDVLKGIF